A region of Allocoleopsis franciscana PCC 7113 DNA encodes the following proteins:
- a CDS encoding ATP-binding protein, producing the protein MQKILRCASIFGNLCYLKLLPIITLALCFDLDKIISVREINAAVINISGRQRMLSQRAALLALRLVSTPDEGEQEKLRQKMLAAIDLMEKSHNGLIHGDPELRLPGQPSEEIQSIYFEAPFYLDQQIRHYISQVRALAQIPSLELTLNHPHVTTIVKASEKDLLEALEALVSQYQKESDEAQLEVELYQAQLYQESCAATAAAQAHAQQLEKALLDLRRTQAQLIETEKLSSIGQMVAGVAHEINNPVSFIYGNLCYASDYVQDLLALLNLYQEYYGKHHPPVQAKIKAIDLDFLLKDLPKVLESMQVGADRVRQIVLSLRNFSRSDRLLMEAVNLHEGIDGTLLILQNRLKARYHRPTIEVVKDYGDLPSVECYAGQINQVFMNLLSNAIDALEEVPNHLGRITIQTRVNPDHSRVIIRICDNGPGITPDVQAQLFDPFFTTKPIGKGTGLGLSISYQIVVEKHGGILKCESAPGKGTEFCIELPLQVSRSLSTLKATAMALQG; encoded by the coding sequence ATGCAGAAAATATTAAGATGTGCTAGTATTTTCGGAAATCTATGCTACTTAAAATTGCTGCCAATTATTACCTTGGCACTCTGTTTTGACCTCGATAAAATTATCTCGGTACGGGAAATTAATGCTGCCGTTATCAATATTAGTGGACGCCAGCGAATGCTGTCCCAACGAGCGGCGTTGTTGGCTTTGAGACTCGTCTCTACTCCAGACGAAGGGGAACAGGAAAAGCTGCGTCAAAAAATGTTAGCCGCTATCGACTTGATGGAGAAATCCCACAATGGGTTGATTCATGGAGATCCTGAATTGAGATTACCCGGTCAACCCTCTGAGGAAATCCAATCGATTTATTTTGAAGCCCCATTCTATCTGGATCAACAAATCCGCCACTACATCTCTCAAGTGAGGGCTTTGGCTCAAATCCCTAGCTTAGAACTGACCTTAAATCATCCCCATGTAACCACTATTGTGAAAGCTTCAGAGAAAGACCTGCTTGAAGCTTTGGAGGCGTTAGTCAGTCAATATCAAAAAGAAAGTGATGAGGCTCAACTCGAAGTTGAACTCTATCAGGCTCAACTCTATCAAGAAAGTTGTGCTGCCACAGCCGCAGCCCAAGCTCATGCTCAACAGTTAGAGAAAGCCTTACTGGACTTGCGACGAACTCAAGCCCAGCTCATTGAAACGGAGAAACTTTCGAGCATTGGTCAGATGGTTGCTGGTGTCGCTCATGAAATTAATAATCCCGTCAGCTTTATTTATGGCAATTTGTGCTACGCCAGTGACTATGTCCAAGATTTATTAGCATTGCTGAACCTTTATCAGGAGTACTACGGCAAACACCATCCACCAGTACAGGCCAAAATTAAAGCGATCGATTTGGATTTTCTGCTCAAAGATTTACCAAAAGTTCTAGAATCCATGCAAGTTGGGGCGGATCGCGTTCGCCAGATTGTCCTGTCGTTGCGTAACTTTTCTCGTAGCGATCGCTTGTTAATGGAAGCCGTCAATCTTCACGAAGGTATTGATGGTACTTTGCTCATCTTGCAAAATCGCTTAAAAGCTCGCTATCATCGCCCCACCATTGAAGTGGTTAAAGACTACGGTGACTTGCCCTCCGTGGAGTGTTATGCCGGACAAATCAATCAGGTCTTTATGAACCTCTTAAGTAATGCCATTGATGCTCTAGAGGAAGTCCCTAATCACCTCGGTCGTATTACCATTCAGACTCGTGTTAATCCTGACCATTCTCGCGTCATTATCCGAATTTGTGACAATGGCCCAGGCATCACTCCAGACGTTCAAGCACAACTGTTTGACCCGTTTTTCACCACTAAGCCAATTGGCAAAGGTACGGGGCTAGGGCTATCCATTAGCTATCAAATTGTGGTGGAGAAGCACGGGGGTATCCTCAAGTGTGAGTCGGCACCGGGTAAAGGAACAGAGTTTTGCATCGAACTTCCACTGCAAGTGAGTAGGAGTTTGTCCACCCTCAAAGCAACCGCCATGGCTTTACAAGGATGA